The following coding sequences are from one Biomphalaria glabrata chromosome 8, xgBioGlab47.1, whole genome shotgun sequence window:
- the LOC106070182 gene encoding ganglioside GM2 activator-like has protein sequence MYKVLIILFFFSTSSLLLNVVGESIIRRLVMQQVEEFEIRDDRSNLDLAQAQSSFNISDHKLIKFLSDVQKATKYIQHPLTSFSWGVCDTGSTQLAKINSLTLSPDPLPIPGTVSLSFDVELSSNVDAPLQASVTLKKKIGFIWIEVPCIDNLGSCTYNDICERLVGANCPQVFVDHNVPCKCPFPQGHFTIPVTDIPIKSGSVPSGAYKLELKLSVSSALVTCIDISFSIN, from the exons ATGTACAAAGTTCTTATTATACTCTTCTTTTTCTCGACATCCTCGTTACTTCTGAATGTAGTGGGTGAATCAATAATTCGGCGATTGGTGATGCAGCAAGTGGAAGAATTTGAGATAAgagatgatagatctaatttagatctagccCAAGCGCAATCCTCTTTTAACATTTCAGATCACAAGCTGATCAAGTTTTTATCAGATGTACAGAAAGCCACA AAATATATTCAACATCCACTCACTTCCTTCTCATGGGGTGTTTGTGACACTGGCTCAACTCAGTTGGCCAAAATCAATTCTCTCACACTATCACCAGACCCACTGCCAATACCAGgaactgtttctctcagttTTGATGTAGAGTTGAGTAGCAATGTGGATGCTCCACTGCAG GCTTCTGTAACattgaagaagaagataggcttTATTTGGATTGAAGTCCCTTGCATTGACAACTTGGGTTCCTGTACATACAATGATATCTGTGAACGATTAGTCGGTGCTAACTGCCCACAGGTATTTGTGGATCACAATGTTCCTTGCAAGTGTCCTTTTCCCCAG ggGCATTTCACCATACCAGTCACAGACATACCTATCAAATCTGGTTCAGTTCCAAGTGGTGCCTACAAACTGGAGTTGAAACTTTCTGTTAGCTCTGCTTTAGTTACCTGTATTGATATCAGTTTCTCCATTAATTAA